A single region of the Hippopotamus amphibius kiboko isolate mHipAmp2 chromosome 6, mHipAmp2.hap2, whole genome shotgun sequence genome encodes:
- the FAM162B gene encoding protein FAM162B, whose product MLAAVGSLRRLRLGNVPRCTPGAPPGAARRPVASLRAPGHPQYSRSGAPGGSEPPGSAGRVHRVPAEHKPSQFDKKILLWTGRFKAMEEIPPLIPPEMIDAARNKARVKACYIMIGLTIIACFAVIASGKRAAERHESLTSWNLAKKAKWREEAALAAQAKAK is encoded by the exons ATGCTCGCCGCCGTCGGCAGCCTCCGGCGCCTCCGCCTGGGAAACGTCCCCCGCTGCACCCCGGGAGCGCCCCCAGGAGCCGCGCGGCGGCCCGTCGCGTCTCTGCGGGCCCCCGGTCACCCCCAGTACTCCCGCAGCGGGGCCCCCGGCGGCTCAGAGCCGCCAGGTTCCG CAGGGAGGGTCCACAGGGTCCCCGCCGAGCACAAGCCGTCGCAATTCGACAAGAAAATCCTGCTGTGGACTGGGCGTTTCAAAGCGATGGAGGAGATCCCGCCTCTGATTCC GCCAGAAATGATCGATGCTGCAAGAAACAAAGCGCGAGTGAAAGCTTGTTACATAATGATTGGACTCACAATCATTGCCTGCTTTGCCGTGATAGCGTCAGGCAAAAGG gctgcagaacGACATGAATCTTTAACAAGCTGGAACCTGGCAAAGAAGGCGAAGTGGCGTGAGGAAGCTGCGCTGGCTGCACAGGCCAAGGCTAAATGA